The genomic region GTTGTTGTGCAGGCGGCTCAGACGTGCCATCTCCTCCGTACAGCAGTTTGCAGCCCGCACGCCTGGCACTTTGTTGGCGACGATGCTCATGCCGATGCCACTACCGCAGATGAGAATCCCGTAATCTGCCTCTCCACGGGCCACCGCCCTTGCAGCCAGAACGGCGAAGTCAGGGTAATCGCTGGACTCCTCCGAGTGGGCCCCATAGTCCTGCACCTCGTTCCCTGCCTGCTGCAGGAGCTCTCGTAGGCGCTCTTTGTACGCAAAGCCCGCATGGTCAGAGGCTATAGCAATCCTCATCGCTGCTGCCTCCAACGTGCTAACCACGCATCCACGCTCCACCGACCGGGCCCGAGCAGCCACACCACCACGGCCAAAATACCGTAAGTGGCCGCTAGCTCACGCCGAGAGAAGGGATCACCAGCATGGGCTACGAAGACCACCACTGCCATCGTTACCGCGACGAAAGGTAGGACGGCTCGAAGGCCGAGTCCCAGGATGAGACCCACCCCGCCGAGCGTCTCCGAGAGTGCCGCCGCCCAAGCGAAGACCTCAGGCAGAGGGAAGCCCATCTCTGCAACGCGCTGCTGGAACCTTTCCATCCGCCCGAACTTTGGAACTCCATGCCACAACATCATCGCCCCAAGCCATACGCGGAGCAGTGCTAGTGCAAGGTCTGGCCACAGAGGTTTTGCAAGCCACCTCAGCATCACCCTGCCTCTACCCGCTCTGCACCTATGTGCAGGAGACGCAGAGGTGCTCCCTGGCAGTGTTACTGCAGCTCTTCAACGCTGTCGCTGACGACTACTCGCACGGCGATCCACCCATGGCGTGGCGAGCGGTAGAAGTGCATCTGCCACACCACTGCTTGCTGCCCATAGAGGCCAACGTATGCCAACCGGAGCAGGCTCTTTCCGTATGCCGTCATGCGGGCAAGCTCGTAGCCGAGAGGTAGCCCACAACGCTCGTGGAGCCGATAGGTCTGCTCCACCAGTTGAGCCTGCTGAACCGAATCCGCTAACGGTCCGCCTTCCAAGAGCCTTGCGTAGGCTCGCTCTACCTCGCCAGCCGCAAGGAGCTTGAAGAAGTGAGCCACTCGGGCTTGGACGGCCTCTGGAACGGCTGGCTGCGCTAGTCCTATCACTGTACAGAGAAACGGCAGTGCAAAGCCTCGCCACATTGTGCGCCCCTCCTGCTGCACGACCGACAGCACATGGAGACGCACACTACAGGCCTACGCGTCCGCGGTACTGACGCCGCACGACATTGGCGCTGAACCCTCGTGGGGCTTGCTCCGAGCATGCACTACACACATACGGCGTTCGTACTCTTCCAGCACAGGAGCCGAGCTTCGAACCGAGCATGCGCGATCTCCTTTGGCTGTCGCCGTACCTACGCCGATACTGGATCCGCCTCCTCATCGGAGCGCTGAGTGTTCTGGCCGCAAACCTCGCTTGGGCCTTCACTCCTCGAATCGTCGGGCATACGGTGGATGGCATCATCGCGCGGTCCCTCTCTACCCCCTCTTTGCTCCTCAACCTGGGCGGAATCTTGGGGTTGACACTCCTTGGCGGAGTGCTCACCTTCCTGATGCGACAGACCATCATCGTGGTTTCCCGGATTTTGGAGTACGAGCTCCGAAACGACTTCCTACGCGCCCTCGAGCGCCACTCCGCCCGCTTCTTCCACACCCACCCTACTGGCGAGCTGATGGCGTATGCCACGAACGACATCTCAGCAGTCCGCGAGTTTCTAGGTCCAGCTATCATGTACGGGCTCAATACCGCGATGGCGCTCACATTCTCGCTCCTCTTCATGCTGACGCTGGACGTCCCCATGACTGTGTTCGCCCTACTGCCACTACCTCTTGCTGCCATCCTAACCTATACCATCGGCAGGCGCGTGCATGCAACCTTCACCACTGTGCAGGAGCAATTCGGGGAACTCACCCGCCACGCCCAGGAGAGCTTCTCCGCCATCCGGGTTGTTCGGGCCTACGGGGCTGAAACTGCGGAAAGCGACCGCTTCCGCCAATTGAGCTGGGAGTATGCACTCCGCAGCCTACGCTTAGGCCGCTTCCAGGCTCTCTCTTCGCCCTCTATGCTGGCGCTGGTAGGAATCATCCAGCTTGTCGTGCTCGGCTACGGCGGATTCCGGCTAATGGAGCAGACGCTGACGGCCGGGGAGCTAGCGCAGTTCTTCCTCTACACCAACGAGCTCATTTGGCCCTTCGCCGCTCTGGGATGGATTACGAACATCGTGCAGCGCGCGGCAGCTTCTGCTGCACGGCTCCGGCACCTCATGGAACTGACACCCGACGTCCCTGACACAGGACGGCTCCGTATCCATGCCCACGAGCTCCGCGGGAGGATCGAGTTCCGCAACGTCTGGTTCCGCTACACTGACGACCGCCCATGGGTACTCCGCGATGTCAGCTTCACTATCCCCGCTGGTAGTATCGTCGGCATCACCGGCCCAATTGGCAGCGGCAAGAGCACACTGGTGGCACTCCTGACACGGCTGTACGATGTGACGCAGGGATCCATCCTCCTGGATGGGCACGACATCCGGGACTATCCTCTGCGGGTCCTCCGCTCCGCTATCACGGTCGTGCCGCAGGAACCGTTCCTGTTCTCGCTCAGCGTTGCGGAGAACATCCGCTTCGGCAAGCCTGATGCTCCTCTGGAGGAAGTGCTCCGCGCCAGCCAGTGGGCAGCGCTGCACAGCGACGTTGAGCTCTTCCCAAAAGGCTACGACACTCTCGTTGGCGAACGTGGCATCACGCTCTCCGGTGGGCAGAAGCAGCGCGTTGCTCTGGCCCGTGCCTTCCTCCGTAACAGCCCTGTCCTGGTGCTGGATGACGCCTTCTCCTCCATCGATAGCGCCACCGAAAGCGCTATCCAGCACCGTCTTCGGGAGCTCGCCTCCGGACGCACAGTCATCCTCATTGCTCATCGGATCGCGAGCCTTCTGGTTGCCGACCGTATCCTCGTACTGGATAACGGCACCGTCGTAGAGGAGGGCACCCACAGCGAGCTCCTACAGCGCGGTGGGCTCTATGCCCAGCTCTACCAGTACCAGACCCTCCAGGCAGAGCTGGAGCGACTCTGAAGGACTCCAGAGGGACTCCCAAGGCACAATCGAGTTGTTCTCCGCTACCACCTATGTGTCGGTAAGACGTCCACCGTCAGCTTTCAGGTCAGAGCAACGTGCACGCCATCTTGATACACCTCCGGTGGCCCAATTGCAGCAGGGCTCAATAGCTGCAGAAGCCCAGTTCTTATGCCACAGTCCTATGGGAAGGACCTCGTTGGGCTCACTGTGTAGCGAATAGTCCAATAGCCTAACTGGAACGGGTCGGGCTGTGCAGGGGCATCTTTGTAGAGGCTGACGAATTGGACTTTAACGTACTTGCCTGAGCGCGTCTGCAGTACTAAGGTCTTCGGCAGTGGGATCAGCGTGCGGGTCTGGCTGTTGTACAGGAACAATCCCTCGCCTCTTACTGAAGGGGAGATCACCCGCCGGGCCGCTGCTGTGTCATCTTCCCGGAGCTGGACATCTGCCGGTATCTGCTTAACCTGGCCATACGGCTGGTCGAGCACCACTCCTCTGGTCTTCCCACTTGGGTTCACCGTCCCAGAGTTGAGCAAGATGTCCACTGAGCGGGTCCGCGGTGAAAGCGCCGGCAGCAGTAGGTCCCACTCAGCCGTCCCGCGAAGGGCCAGCGAGACGGTGTCCCCACGCTCAAAGTCCAGCAATGCGTAGCCCTTCGCTGTGTCCACCCACAGATTCCGGATAGTACGCTCCTGCGGAGGGGTTGTCCCACCACCGTCGGTTGGCGTCTCTTCCTTCGCGCACCCAATTAGGAAGAATCCACCAAGCAAGGCCAATCCCAAAGTCCACCACATGGCTCTTTCTGTAGAGTTGGTTCAACATTCCTCCGAGTCTCCTCGAGCTTCGTTAGGAATTGCTGCCGCTCTGAGCTCCTCCAGCGTGAAGAGGGCACGGAAGGGGACACCCGGCTCCCGAAGCCGCTCGGCGGCTCCCTGCTGCCGGTCAATCACGCAGAGAACCAGGATGGGCTGCGCACCTTCTTGCCGCAGGACCTCCAGGCCCTCCAGGAGTTGCCCACCCGTGGTAACAACGTCCTCCACCAGCACAACCCGCCGCCCCGCTACTGGAAAGCCCTCACTGCGGCGCTGGGTACCGTATTCCTTCGCTTGCTTGCGCACGAAGGCACAGGGGAGTCCACTAGCCAGGCTGGCGGCTACTGCCAGGGGTACCCCTCCCAATTCCATACCCGCAATGACCTCCGTCTCCGGCGGAAGCTGCTCGGCAATGAGCTGTCCCAGCGCCCCCAATAGCTCTGGATGAGCCTCGAACTGGTACTTGTCCACGTACTCACTGCTCCACTGCCCAGAGCGGAGACGGAAGTTCCCGCGCCGATAAGCTACACGAGCAATCTGTTGGAGGATGTCCTGACGTGTCCCCATCAACCGACGGTCCCGACGTAACACCAGGCGATCCCAGCCATCAGAGGGTACGCCCGAACGGTACAGAATGCTCCAGTCCTCTCCATGAGCTCCACGAACTTCCGTCCCGATGGAAAGGTTGCCGAAGAGACATGGAGGTATTCGTAAGCCTGCCGATTGCGGGCGAAGAAGGAACCAAAGAGCGGAATCCAGTATCGGCTGTAGAACCAGTAGGGAGCAGCCCAGATGCCCTTCGGTTGCCCTAGCTCCAAGATGACGACCCTCCCTCCAGGGCGCACCACTCGAGCCATTTCTCGAAGACACCTCTCGGGCTCCCGCATATTCCGGATGCCGAAAGCGGCGGCGCTGATATCGAAGGTAGCATCCGGAAACGGCAGTTGGTGACAGTCTGCTGTCATCCATTGAATCGGCACTCCCCGCCGTTGAGCCTTCTGGCGTGCTCGCTCCAGCATCGGTTCGCAGAAGTCTACTCCTACGACATACCCTTGCGGTCGGACAGCACGCCAGAAAGCGAATGCAAAATCTCCCGTTCCCGTTGCACAGTCCAAAACAGCCATCCCCGAACGTGCTTCTGACCACCGCACCGCCCGCCACCGCCACCAGTAGTGGAGCCCCGCCGTCAGCAGCGTATTGGAGCGGTCGTAGTACGGCGCCAGCTCTGCAAACATCTGCCGAATCGCTTCCGGCGAGCGCTGGAGCAACCCCAACCTCATTCCGTGGGTATTCCTAAACGCTGCACCACCTCCTCCGGCAACTCCAGCTCCAGCAAGAGCATTGCCGAGGCAATTGTCTTCCCCTGGGAGTCTAGCTTCAGCGAAACCGTGCCACCACCACCCAACGTATTGTGGAGCACGAAGTTCAGTGCCCAGAGGTTTGGGAGCTCGTACCGCTCCACTGGACCAAGGCAGATCCCACGGAAGTGCTCTTTGACACGTTCAGCCGTCAAGTAGTCCCGCAGCACAGGGTACCACTCCTCCCGGTAAGCGATGACACCGCAGTTTACTGCATCGCCCTTGTCACCACTACGGGCGTGAGCAATCCGCCATAGGGGCACCTTCATGGCTGCCGTTCCCTTTGCAGCTGCAGCACATCCACGCGCACGACCTCTGAGAGCCACCGCAGTGGCTGGGGATCGGTCCCGACCACAAGCGCTGGAAAACGCAGAGCGGGTAGCCGACCTAACCTCGCAAGCAAGCGGTATTGCAGGCGCACGGCGGGCGCAAACGCCTGCTCTACTTGAGGAATCGAAACCCGCTCGGAGGGCTCTACAGACACTCGCACTGTATCCCCAGTGCGCCCCTGAACCCTCCGCAACAATAGCAACGGGGGAAGTGGCGCCGGCGGCATAACTTCCGCTAGGCTCAGCACCGATCGCCTCCCGTCAACGGAGCTGAACACAAGTATCGTCTCTCGATGGAGTGAATCCGGTACCCCAACGATCAACGGACGTACTACCTCCCACACTGACAGCACCTCGAAGCGTCCCAACGACCGCCCATCCGAGGCCCGCAACTCTGCCGTAATCCTCCCTGGATGCTGCAGCAGAGTCTGTAGCTCTATCCGCTGCCCATGGACGTGGTTCTCTGCCGCCACCCCTACAGCGGCACTGCACAGCACTGCTAGTGCCACCATCCTATATGCATTCCATTCGCTCAGGAGCACAAAGATAGCAATCCAGCACTCGGGTTTCTGTAGCCGCATATCAGCACGTGGCCCACTGGAGTTCCGCTAGCGCTAGCCGCACTTACAGCTCCCACTCCACTCCGAGCTGCACCGTACGCGGCATCCCCGGCAGGATACCCCGGCTGCGGTCGGCGATGTAGAGGCGGTTGAAGAGATTCTTCACCGTCAAAGCGATGTTGAGCTTCCACTCTCGCAAACGCCACTCAACCGTCCCGTCAACGATCGTATACGGCGGTAGTCGGCCCTGTCGCCCATTCGGAGTTGGCTCGACAGTATTGAGATCATCGGCGAACTGCGCCCCGACGGAGGTCGTCACTACTTGGAGCAGGAGCCACTGCCACGGTTTCCACTGGAGAGTGAGCGAGAGCTGGTACTCTGGAGCGTACGGGAGGCGATTCCCCGTGATTCGCACTGAGGGGGAGAGGACACTGTAGCGCTCTCCCTCGTATCGAGCTATCGGCAGCCAGGTGGCGCTCCCAATGCAGCGAACGCCGCCCAGTCCCAGCAACGATTCTGCATCGGCGTCCATCATCAGCTCTATCCCCTGGTGCAGGGTTTGTCCAGCGTTCGTCAATGCCGAGGTCACGCCGCCGGCCAGCGTCGCAGGGATGATCTGATTGCGGAAGTCCAATCGGAAGGTCGTCAGCTCCGCCGTCAGCCCTGGTAGAGGCCGAGCACGTATCCCGAGCTCCCAATTCCAGCTCCGTTCAGGTTCCAGCTCAGTTACCCCGCCGTTGTTGTCAATCACATCCTCCACCCGCGGCGGCGCGAAGCCGGCATGGACGCCGAAGAAGAATGTCCACGCCGTCGCTGGCGTATACGTCAGCCCAACTGCTGGGATCACCGCCCAGAGCTGCGTCTCGCCGGCAACGCCCACACCATTGTTTGCCAACGCATTGAGCCGGCGGTATTGGATCCACTCCGCCCGCAGCCCAGCGGTCGCACTCCACTGACGCCACAGCGTCTGCCCCTGCACGAACGCCCCGCCAGCAAGCCCCCAGCGCCAGTTGTCTTCTACGATCGTGCCCGTGCGTCCTATCGCTGACCGAGCCCGAATTTGGTAACGGTGCTGCCGCTCCCCGTGGAGGCGCAGTCCTGCCCGCAGCCGATGCTCTAGCGAACCGGTCTGGAAGGCATGTAGCCACTGCCCCTCGACACCGGCAAACCAGTACTGCCGCAGGCGTCCATCGGCCCGATTGGGATCCGGAACCACTCGTACCCCCTCGTAGTTGCCTGGATCCGCACTGTTATCTGCAGAAACCAACGTATCGCGTCCATCCGGCGTCCGCTGCCGTACCAGACTTCCCTGACGCCACCAGTCCCGCTGGAGGTAGGCTCCATAGCCGGTTAGCGAAAAGCTTCCCTGCGGCAACTCCAGCTCCCATCGCACCTGCCCCGAGTAGCGTTCCACGAAGAAGGTGTCGTGAACGAAGGGGTTCTGGAAAGGGCTCTCCTGAAACTGGGCAAGTGTCAAACCGGCGTACGTCGCCTGTGAGACCTCGTCATACAGGTTGACCTTGAGCAGTAGTCGCTGTCCCTCTGCTGGACGTAACCAGGCCTTCAACGCCACATCCCCTATGCGGACGCCGGTGTTCTCCCGGTTGAGCTGCCCCTGCTTATAGAGCCCATCCAGCAGGAAGCCATCCCCCTGCTCCGTCTGCTGCCCGTACAGAACATAGAAACTTCCGTACCGCCGCGTCCCTCCGACCGCTCGGACGTGCAACTGCCGTCGCTGAGCCAGCACTGGCGTGACGTAGTTGATAACTCCCCCAACCGTATGCGGACCGTAGAGCACCTGGGCCCCTCCTTTGACGACCTCCACCCCACGGAAGCGCTCCATCGGCGGGTGGTAGTAAAGGGCTGAATAGCCGTACGGCGCCGGTGCGATGGGAATGCCATCCTCCAGCACTAATACCTTCCCACTCCGTG from Candidatus Kapaibacterium sp. harbors:
- the rpiB gene encoding ribose 5-phosphate isomerase B, which produces MRIAIASDHAGFAYKERLRELLQQAGNEVQDYGAHSEESSDYPDFAVLAARAVARGEADYGILICGSGIGMSIVANKVPGVRAANCCTEEMARLSRLHNNANVLTFGARLMPFEQAWRIVQVFLETPFEGGRHERRVGKIHQLTER
- a CDS encoding DoxX family protein, whose amino-acid sequence is MLRWLAKPLWPDLALALLRVWLGAMMLWHGVPKFGRMERFQQRVAEMGFPLPEVFAWAAALSETLGGVGLILGLGLRAVLPFVAVTMAVVVFVAHAGDPFSRRELAATYGILAVVVWLLGPGRWSVDAWLARWRQQR
- a CDS encoding ABC transporter ATP-binding protein/permease yields the protein MRDLLWLSPYLRRYWIRLLIGALSVLAANLAWAFTPRIVGHTVDGIIARSLSTPSLLLNLGGILGLTLLGGVLTFLMRQTIIVVSRILEYELRNDFLRALERHSARFFHTHPTGELMAYATNDISAVREFLGPAIMYGLNTAMALTFSLLFMLTLDVPMTVFALLPLPLAAILTYTIGRRVHATFTTVQEQFGELTRHAQESFSAIRVVRAYGAETAESDRFRQLSWEYALRSLRLGRFQALSSPSMLALVGIIQLVVLGYGGFRLMEQTLTAGELAQFFLYTNELIWPFAALGWITNIVQRAAASAARLRHLMELTPDVPDTGRLRIHAHELRGRIEFRNVWFRYTDDRPWVLRDVSFTIPAGSIVGITGPIGSGKSTLVALLTRLYDVTQGSILLDGHDIRDYPLRVLRSAITVVPQEPFLFSLSVAENIRFGKPDAPLEEVLRASQWAALHSDVELFPKGYDTLVGERGITLSGGQKQRVALARAFLRNSPVLVLDDAFSSIDSATESAIQHRLRELASGRTVILIAHRIASLLVADRILVLDNGTVVEEGTHSELLQRGGLYAQLYQYQTLQAELERL
- a CDS encoding HmuY family protein — its product is MWWTLGLALLGGFFLIGCAKEETPTDGGGTTPPQERTIRNLWVDTAKGYALLDFERGDTVSLALRGTAEWDLLLPALSPRTRSVDILLNSGTVNPSGKTRGVVLDQPYGQVKQIPADVQLREDDTAAARRVISPSVRGEGLFLYNSQTRTLIPLPKTLVLQTRSGKYVKVQFVSLYKDAPAQPDPFQLGYWTIRYTVSPTRSFP
- the pyrE gene encoding orotate phosphoribosyltransferase, giving the protein MLRRDRRLMGTRQDILQQIARVAYRRGNFRLRSGQWSSEYVDKYQFEAHPELLGALGQLIAEQLPPETEVIAGMELGGVPLAVAASLASGLPCAFVRKQAKEYGTQRRSEGFPVAGRRVVLVEDVVTTGGQLLEGLEVLRQEGAQPILVLCVIDRQQGAAERLREPGVPFRALFTLEELRAAAIPNEARGDSEEC
- the ubiE gene encoding bifunctional demethylmenaquinone methyltransferase/2-methoxy-6-polyprenyl-1,4-benzoquinol methylase UbiE produces the protein MRLGLLQRSPEAIRQMFAELAPYYDRSNTLLTAGLHYWWRWRAVRWSEARSGMAVLDCATGTGDFAFAFWRAVRPQGYVVGVDFCEPMLERARQKAQRRGVPIQWMTADCHQLPFPDATFDISAAAFGIRNMREPERCLREMARVVRPGGRVVILELGQPKGIWAAPYWFYSRYWIPLFGSFFARNRQAYEYLHVSSATFPSGRKFVELMERTGAFCTVRAYPLMAGIAWCYVGTVG
- a CDS encoding TonB-dependent receptor; the protein is MHVLLAAVGYGVFVLVGAAQQGERRIDTVRVYRLPGVQVLGEESRTGTAGSFVWITPQRYEELHAVSLEEILRTVPGVHVQAEDGMGLRANIGIRGLPPTRSGKVLVLEDGIPIAPAPYGYSALYYHPPMERFRGVEVVKGGAQVLYGPHTVGGVINYVTPVLAQRRQLHVRAVGGTRRYGSFYVLYGQQTEQGDGFLLDGLYKQGQLNRENTGVRIGDVALKAWLRPAEGQRLLLKVNLYDEVSQATYAGLTLAQFQESPFQNPFVHDTFFVERYSGQVRWELELPQGSFSLTGYGAYLQRDWWRQGSLVRQRTPDGRDTLVSADNSADPGNYEGVRVVPDPNRADGRLRQYWFAGVEGQWLHAFQTGSLEHRLRAGLRLHGERQHRYQIRARSAIGRTGTIVEDNWRWGLAGGAFVQGQTLWRQWSATAGLRAEWIQYRRLNALANNGVGVAGETQLWAVIPAVGLTYTPATAWTFFFGVHAGFAPPRVEDVIDNNGGVTELEPERSWNWELGIRARPLPGLTAELTTFRLDFRNQIIPATLAGGVTSALTNAGQTLHQGIELMMDADAESLLGLGGVRCIGSATWLPIARYEGERYSVLSPSVRITGNRLPYAPEYQLSLTLQWKPWQWLLLQVVTTSVGAQFADDLNTVEPTPNGRQGRLPPYTIVDGTVEWRLREWKLNIALTVKNLFNRLYIADRSRGILPGMPRTVQLGVEWEL